One part of the Tachysurus fulvidraco isolate hzauxx_2018 chromosome 23, HZAU_PFXX_2.0, whole genome shotgun sequence genome encodes these proteins:
- the asgrl2 gene encoding C-type lectin domain family 10 member A gives MMRDTSVTYHEDSDDLDTRDNTAFWRKDGFSVMAASPNCSRWCVCVFTILAILLLSIIISISLTKTQVDRRISATESDVKNLSQSLASLIDKVQHLENHGAEVVRSVNRLRLSLSSLQTQAQNFFTKVDNIQEAVTHLKCRFNNLQNNNTQHQCCPADWKLFFSQCYYFSDYGKSWNEARDECVNMKAELLILKSKEEKEFVIKYTMPFYYWLGLSDERTGEWEWLDGTQYQMDSSEWKPGQPDNWHLHGLGGGEDCAHFHSDGLYNDDHCSRNYRFVCKAHGHTL, from the exons ATGATGAGAGACACTTCAGTAACATATCATGAAGATTCTGATGACCTGGACACCAGAGACAACACTGCCTTCTGGAggaaag atggcTTTAGTGTGATGGCAGCTTCCCCTAATTGCTCtcgatggtgtgtgtgtgtgttcactatttTGGCTATTCTGCTTTTGTCAatcatcatctccatctctctaaCCA aGACGCAAGTGGACAGGAGGATCTCAGCTACAGAAAGTGATGTGAAGAATTTGAGTCAGTCTTTAGCGTCACTTATAGACAAAGTCCAGCATCTGGAAAACCATG GAGCTGAGGTTGTTCGGAGTGTTAATAGACTGAGACTTAGCTTGTCCAGTCTGCAAACTCAGGCCCAAAACT tctTCACTAAGGTAGACAACATACAGGAAGCTGTGACTCATCTGAAATGTCGCTTCAACAATCTCCAAAACAACA atacCCAGCATCAGTGTTGTCCAGCAGATTGGAAGCTTTTCTTTTCacaatgttattatttttctgaTTATGGAAAGTCGTGGAATGAAGCTCGAGATGAGTGCGTGAACATGAAAGCAGAACTTCTGATCCTGAAGAGCAAAGAGGAGAAG gagtTTGTGATAAAGTACACCATGCCTTTTTATTACTGGCTTGGTCTCAGTGATGAGAGAACAGGAGAGTGGGAGTGGCTGGATGGAACACAGTACCAGATGGACAGCAG tgAATGGAAGCCTGGTCAGCCTGATAACTGGCACTTACATGGTTTGGGTGGAGGAGAAGACTGTGCTCACTTCCACAGTGATGGACTATACAATGATGATCACTGCTCCCGAAATTACCGTTTCGTCTGTAAAGCACATGGACACACATTGTGA